From a region of the bacterium genome:
- a CDS encoding Rrf2 family transcriptional regulator yields MFRVTRAEEQAVRLTMRMALLDRQVTLGELAAAEELPEPTVAKLLGMLRRDGVVTAVRGRNGGYVLADRPETIAVARVLRAVGAETVFAYPCRDDDRPDCTRTTDCGLRPVWRHLERRVVEVLQRTTLADLLRPEKAARDDLQELWPLPRA; encoded by the coding sequence ATGTTCCGCGTGACCCGGGCCGAAGAACAGGCCGTGCGCCTGACCATGCGCATGGCCCTCCTGGACCGCCAGGTCACCCTGGGCGAACTGGCGGCGGCCGAGGAGCTGCCCGAGCCGACGGTGGCCAAGCTGCTCGGCATGCTGCGGCGTGACGGCGTGGTCACGGCGGTGCGCGGACGCAACGGCGGCTACGTCCTGGCCGACCGGCCCGAGACCATCGCCGTGGCCCGGGTGCTGCGGGCGGTGGGGGCCGAGACGGTCTTCGCCTATCCGTGCCGCGACGACGACCGGCCCGATTGCACGCGCACCACCGACTGTGGCCTGCGGCCGGTCTGGCGGCATCTGGAGCGGCGCGTGGTCGAAGTCCTGCAGCGGACGACCCTCGCCGATCTGCTCCGCCCGGAGAAGGCCGCGCGGGACGACCTGCAGGAGCTGTGGCCCCTTCCGCGCGCCTGA
- a CDS encoding outer membrane protein transport protein, which produces MKRRIFTILALAALALGAAGNASATGFSIYEAGSRATALGCAFTATADDASAMFYNAAGLSFMEGQRLDLNAMVIRPDFKFSGWLSQTDYASGADPETGQAESKSYIVPGIGYTSNKGGDIAWGVGVYAPFGLGVVWEDPETWVGRRISHDVQIETIYVTPGISYKATPELAVALGLDFAYQKLALKKYTPEPDFGQNAIHTEIEGSSKINVTPSLGLMYRPDDKLSIGAMYHFKKTMKFEDQDATLDPLSPMSPAGDPLPWGQNLVNGLGGSAQTVGTELELPSILSLGLSYRLTPALRAEVNYVRFGWGSLEGLDLDFTNDNLDQSIHLGYEDSWQIRAGVEYAVNEQWVLMGGYVKDNSPQPTESVSPLLPDSDRNDYSFGVMYRGDKWDVNASYMAVIGDERSNIENGEPVRNTADYPIGNYSALANIFGVGFTYHF; this is translated from the coding sequence ATGAAACGGAGAATCTTCACCATCCTGGCCTTGGCCGCCCTGGCGCTCGGCGCCGCCGGCAACGCTTCGGCCACCGGATTCAGCATCTACGAGGCCGGTTCGCGCGCCACGGCTCTCGGCTGTGCGTTCACCGCCACCGCCGACGACGCCTCGGCCATGTTCTACAACGCGGCCGGCCTGAGCTTCATGGAGGGCCAGCGGCTCGACCTGAATGCCATGGTGATCCGGCCGGACTTCAAGTTCTCCGGATGGCTCTCCCAGACCGACTACGCCTCCGGGGCCGACCCCGAGACCGGCCAGGCCGAGAGCAAGTCGTACATCGTGCCCGGCATCGGGTACACGAGCAACAAGGGCGGCGACATCGCCTGGGGCGTGGGCGTGTACGCGCCGTTCGGCCTCGGCGTCGTGTGGGAAGACCCCGAGACCTGGGTCGGCCGCCGCATCAGCCACGACGTGCAGATCGAGACGATCTACGTCACGCCGGGCATCAGCTACAAGGCCACGCCCGAGCTGGCGGTGGCCCTGGGCCTGGACTTCGCCTACCAGAAGCTGGCCCTGAAGAAGTACACCCCCGAGCCGGACTTCGGCCAGAACGCCATCCACACCGAGATCGAGGGGTCGAGCAAGATCAACGTCACGCCCTCGCTGGGCCTCATGTACCGGCCCGACGACAAGCTCTCGATCGGCGCCATGTACCACTTCAAGAAGACCATGAAGTTCGAGGACCAGGACGCCACCCTCGACCCCCTGTCCCCCATGTCGCCCGCGGGTGATCCGCTGCCCTGGGGCCAGAACCTGGTGAACGGCCTGGGCGGCTCGGCCCAGACCGTCGGCACCGAGCTCGAACTGCCCTCGATCCTGTCGCTGGGCCTGAGCTACCGCCTGACGCCCGCGCTGCGCGCCGAGGTCAACTACGTGCGCTTCGGCTGGGGCTCCCTCGAGGGCCTCGACCTCGACTTCACCAACGACAACCTCGACCAGAGCATCCACCTCGGCTACGAGGACAGCTGGCAGATCCGCGCCGGCGTCGAGTACGCCGTCAACGAGCAGTGGGTCCTGATGGGCGGCTACGTGAAGGACAACTCGCCGCAGCCCACCGAGTCGGTCAGCCCGCTGCTGCCCGACAGCGACCGCAACGACTACAGCTTCGGCGTCATGTACCGCGGCGACAAATGGGACGTCAACGCGTCCTACATGGCCGTCATCGGCGACGAGCGCTCGAACATCGAGAACGGGGAGCCGGTGCGCAACACGGCCGACTACCCCATCGGCAACTACTCCGCGCTGGCGAACATCTTCGGCGTCGGCTTCACCTACCACTTCTAG
- a CDS encoding rhomboid family intramembrane serine protease, protein MRTYGSPGGRMGFGGGMGITPAVKLLLIANAAVFVAQTLLGGGLTGRPGPLTQWLAFIPQSAIFGLEVWRFFTYMFLHGGLFHIGFNMFALWMFGTQIEARWGQRTFLVYYIVCGLGGAVTYGLFNLAGMDAFIPMVGASGAIYGILLAYGLTFPDAVILVGLLFPMKAKYAVLLFGLIELMSTASGSSGGVAHLAHLGGMLTGFIFLRLTVPSMAAGSRRSGGGGGFADIGGAWRRWQTRRRMRVVRPDERSGGAPGNGRSGADNGGFHTHGGQRAEIDAILDKISREGLQSLTEEEQEILRRAGRK, encoded by the coding sequence ATGCGCACCTACGGTTCACCGGGCGGACGGATGGGATTCGGCGGCGGCATGGGCATCACCCCGGCCGTGAAGCTGCTGCTGATCGCCAACGCGGCGGTCTTCGTCGCGCAGACCCTCCTCGGCGGCGGACTCACCGGCCGGCCCGGACCGCTCACCCAGTGGCTGGCCTTCATTCCCCAGAGCGCCATCTTCGGCCTCGAGGTGTGGCGCTTCTTCACGTACATGTTCCTGCACGGCGGCCTCTTCCACATCGGGTTCAACATGTTCGCCCTGTGGATGTTCGGCACCCAGATCGAGGCCCGCTGGGGCCAGCGCACCTTCCTCGTCTACTACATCGTGTGCGGCCTGGGCGGCGCCGTCACCTACGGCCTGTTCAACCTGGCCGGGATGGACGCCTTCATCCCCATGGTCGGGGCCTCCGGCGCCATCTACGGCATCCTGCTGGCCTACGGCCTGACCTTTCCCGACGCCGTGATCCTCGTGGGCCTGCTGTTCCCCATGAAGGCCAAGTACGCGGTGCTCCTCTTCGGGCTCATCGAACTGATGAGCACGGCCTCGGGCAGCTCCGGCGGCGTGGCCCACCTGGCCCACCTCGGCGGCATGCTCACGGGCTTCATCTTCCTGCGGCTGACCGTGCCGAGCATGGCCGCGGGGTCGCGGCGCTCCGGCGGTGGCGGCGGCTTCGCCGACATCGGCGGCGCCTGGAGGCGCTGGCAGACCAGGCGGCGCATGCGCGTGGTCCGGCCGGACGAGCGGTCCGGCGGCGCGCCGGGCAACGGCCGCAGCGGCGCCGACAACGGCGGCTTCCACACCCACGGCGGGCAGCGGGCCGAGATCGACGCCATCCTCGACAAGATCTCCCGCGAGGGCCTGCAGAGCCTGACCGAGGAGGAGCAGGAGATCCTGCGCCGGGCCGGTCGCAAGTAG
- a CDS encoding glycosyltransferase family 2 protein, with product MDLSIVIVSWNTRELLRGCLASLPAATAGLACEVLVVDNASADGSAAMVRDAFPDAILIESGANLGFSRGNNLALPRAAGDYVLLLNPDTVCPPDSLSRLVAFARGVPRLAVVGPRLVDAAGRPTISGGWFPRARHHWLGALDPRRLLFRGALADRIVFAPRPDEPSHPVEYVMGACFLMPRAALDAVGPLDEGFFMYFEETDWCWRARALGLAAWFCGEVEVAHLEGQAAAAAGSFGLNQFQVSYRRFVRKNYGPGRVWQFRLAQFAEFSVKSLLRRLVPGEENRALSAAYAARARLQLRNEITAEPPGGPTLPAGG from the coding sequence ATGGACCTGAGCATCGTCATCGTCAGCTGGAACACCCGCGAACTGCTGCGCGGGTGCCTGGCGTCCCTGCCGGCGGCCACCGCGGGCCTCGCGTGCGAGGTGCTGGTCGTCGACAACGCCTCGGCCGACGGCAGCGCGGCCATGGTGCGCGACGCCTTCCCGGACGCGATCCTGATCGAGTCGGGCGCCAACCTCGGCTTCAGCCGCGGCAACAACCTGGCCCTGCCCCGGGCCGCGGGCGATTACGTCCTCCTGCTCAATCCCGACACCGTCTGTCCCCCGGACAGCCTGTCCCGCCTGGTGGCCTTCGCCCGCGGCGTGCCGCGCCTCGCCGTGGTCGGGCCGCGCCTGGTCGACGCCGCCGGCCGGCCCACCATCTCCGGCGGCTGGTTTCCCCGCGCCCGGCACCATTGGCTCGGCGCCCTCGATCCGCGGCGCCTGCTCTTCCGGGGTGCCCTGGCCGATCGCATCGTCTTTGCACCCCGGCCCGACGAGCCGTCCCATCCGGTGGAGTACGTCATGGGCGCCTGCTTCCTGATGCCGCGGGCGGCGCTCGACGCGGTCGGCCCCCTGGACGAGGGCTTCTTCATGTACTTCGAGGAGACGGACTGGTGCTGGCGGGCGCGCGCCCTGGGCCTGGCGGCCTGGTTCTGCGGCGAGGTGGAGGTGGCCCATCTCGAGGGACAGGCCGCGGCCGCGGCCGGATCGTTCGGCCTCAACCAGTTCCAGGTGAGCTACCGGCGCTTCGTGCGCAAGAACTACGGGCCGGGTCGGGTCTGGCAGTTCCGGCTGGCCCAGTTCGCGGAGTTCAGCGTCAAGTCGCTGCTGCGGCGGCTGGTGCCGGGTGAGGAAAACCGGGCCCTGTCCGCCGCCTACGCGGCCAGGGCCCGGTTGCAACTGCGGAACGAGATCACGGCCGAGCCGCCCGGCGGCCCGACCCTTCCCGCCGGCGGCTAG
- a CDS encoding Rne/Rng family ribonuclease encodes MRKEIVINSSPHEIRIAMLEDGELVELLVEGADAKRIVGNVYKGKVTSVKPGLQAAFVDIGLERAGFLHASDLDHDDSEEEEAPAGGRGRRRQRHVPDIGTVLKVGDEILVQVTKEPISSKGPRLTADISLPGRYLVMMPKGRHVGVSRKIDDRRERARLKSLLNKYRPEEGAFIIRTAATAMTEDAVKQDVTYLSELLEKISTGGREAAAPALVHEDVGMVVALIRDIFKEDTARLIIDDRDDFERLRTYVTTFAPELKNRIEIYKGDLPIFDHFEIEPEIKKTLDKRVWMKKGGYLIIEPTEALVSIDVNTGRFTGRRNQEETILQTNMLAAREVARQLRLRDFGGIIVIDFIDMESEANKKKVFNELKTHLKRDRARHKVFQVSGLGLVEMSRQRVRPSLLSQLSDDCPYCTGTGKVLSMETMSNRIERLVHRIAIVTRESRLQIQANPVLALYLLEERPEQFRELCRTFDIELNVLDDAALHIEEFRIVSLDSGKDLIAEFEKKARSGGRR; translated from the coding sequence ATGCGAAAAGAAATCGTCATCAACTCGTCCCCGCACGAGATCCGCATCGCCATGCTCGAGGACGGCGAACTGGTGGAACTGCTCGTGGAGGGGGCCGACGCCAAACGGATCGTCGGCAACGTCTACAAGGGAAAAGTCACTTCGGTCAAACCGGGCCTGCAGGCCGCCTTCGTCGACATCGGGCTCGAGCGCGCGGGCTTCCTGCACGCGTCGGATCTCGACCACGACGACAGCGAGGAGGAGGAGGCCCCCGCCGGGGGGCGCGGCCGCCGCCGCCAGCGCCACGTGCCGGACATCGGCACGGTGCTCAAGGTGGGCGACGAGATCCTCGTGCAGGTCACCAAGGAGCCCATCAGCTCCAAGGGGCCGCGCCTGACGGCGGACATCAGCCTGCCCGGGCGCTACCTGGTCATGATGCCCAAGGGCCGCCACGTGGGGGTCTCGCGCAAGATCGACGACCGCCGCGAGCGGGCCCGCCTCAAATCGCTGCTCAACAAGTACCGCCCCGAAGAGGGCGCTTTCATCATCCGGACCGCGGCCACGGCCATGACCGAGGACGCGGTGAAGCAGGACGTCACCTACCTGAGCGAGCTGCTCGAGAAGATCAGCACCGGCGGGCGGGAGGCCGCCGCGCCGGCGCTCGTGCACGAGGACGTGGGGATGGTCGTGGCCCTGATCCGCGACATCTTCAAGGAGGACACGGCCCGGCTCATCATCGACGACCGGGACGACTTCGAGCGCCTGCGCACCTACGTGACGACGTTCGCGCCCGAGCTGAAGAACCGCATCGAGATCTACAAGGGCGACCTGCCCATCTTCGACCACTTCGAGATCGAGCCCGAGATCAAGAAGACCCTCGACAAGCGGGTCTGGATGAAGAAGGGCGGCTACCTGATCATCGAGCCCACCGAGGCCCTGGTCTCCATCGACGTGAACACCGGCCGCTTCACCGGGCGGCGCAACCAGGAGGAGACGATCCTCCAGACCAACATGCTGGCCGCCCGCGAGGTGGCCCGGCAGCTGCGCCTGCGCGACTTCGGCGGCATCATCGTCATCGACTTCATCGATATGGAGAGCGAGGCGAACAAGAAGAAGGTCTTCAACGAGCTGAAGACCCACCTGAAGCGCGACCGTGCCCGGCACAAGGTCTTCCAGGTCTCGGGCCTGGGCCTGGTCGAGATGAGCCGGCAGCGCGTGCGGCCGTCGCTGCTGAGCCAGCTTTCGGACGACTGCCCCTACTGCACCGGCACCGGCAAGGTGCTCTCGATGGAGACCATGAGCAACCGCATCGAGCGGCTCGTGCACCGGATCGCCATCGTCACCCGCGAGAGCCGGCTGCAGATCCAGGCCAACCCCGTGCTGGCGCTGTACCTGCTCGAGGAGCGCCCGGAGCAGTTCCGCGAGCTGTGCCGGACCTTCGACATCGAGCTGAACGTGCTCGACGACGCGGCCCTGCACATCGAGGAGTTCCGCATCGTGAGCCTCGATTCGGGCAAGGACCTGATCGCCGAGTTCGAGAAGAAGGCGCGCAGCGGCGGGCGCCGCTAG
- a CDS encoding TIGR03936 family radical SAM-associated protein, with protein sequence MIMRDKGPEATGNAFPDWRPDPLYDDPAQLSRALTRRVLPLVQNAARYIGGEFGTTGEGWDPAGANILLTFPDAYEVGMSHQGLRILYQLIRDREGGFADFAYAPWPDMEAAMRGERLPLYGLASRRPARQFDLVGFSLGYELSYTNMLTMIDLAGSPLRAADRGEGDPIFVAGGSCVLNPTVVHPFLDLVLLGDGEESVLDAVAIITRLKREGASRAEIVRALHGIEGAWHPAVPAPVRARVLQDLNTFAPPRPIVPTVEPVHDRLALEVMRGCVRGCRFCQAGMITRPVRERDAAELVKAAAEGIADAGLSEVSLLSLSTSDYTGLGETVVGIKDKLDGQHTNVALPSLRVDSVDAGLYEVISQERPGSFTFAPEAGSQRLRDVINKNITEDDIVSTARQAFAGGVKHVKLYFMIGLPTETNDDLDELLSLVGKVVAEAPRGGSQVHVSLSPFSPKSHTPFQWAGQISRDEINRRNNYLSRPLRRMKVKVSTREPETSYLEGMLGLGDGGLSPVVETAWRLGARFDAWSETFDFAVWERALAATGVDGDAYLAPRDPDAPLPWDTVDAGVEKDFLKRDWRRAVAERTLPDCRLEGACYDCTSCSGDLLHVFAKLEALGDQPARRGPAIPSHGRGAVALRDDPRPPTPLRARPAAPESPAFDARNAEEGAPGREEPKWRIWRNQAAAKCWYRVEYEKAGDMAFLGHLDFQRQLHLALRRSGLPAAYSKGYHPHPLLKFGPPLPVGVVGLRECLDIAMEHQVPGWIEEINRTLPAGLGFKRSVIVGGQTPPSIDQNVSRFDYRVLIPGECEGGPATETVAAAVDGFLASATWPVIRKRPKGDIEIDARTLVPAGGLGLITGATDGYGCGLRFSLLRSATGAMLPVHDFLATLLGEALPVPGHCAVTRTGYSGRHTDGRWLSPLEEVGESSLRYWLGRHMSA encoded by the coding sequence GTGATCATGCGTGACAAGGGCCCGGAGGCCACCGGAAACGCGTTTCCGGATTGGCGTCCGGACCCGCTCTATGACGACCCGGCGCAGCTGAGCCGGGCCCTGACCCGGCGCGTGCTGCCGCTGGTCCAGAACGCCGCCCGCTACATCGGCGGCGAGTTCGGCACCACCGGCGAGGGCTGGGACCCGGCCGGGGCCAACATCCTGCTGACCTTCCCCGACGCCTACGAGGTGGGTATGTCCCACCAGGGGCTGCGGATCCTGTACCAGCTCATCCGCGATCGCGAGGGCGGCTTCGCCGACTTCGCCTACGCGCCCTGGCCCGACATGGAGGCAGCCATGCGCGGCGAGCGGCTGCCCCTCTACGGCCTGGCCTCGCGGCGCCCGGCGCGGCAGTTCGACCTGGTCGGCTTCAGCCTGGGCTACGAGCTGTCCTACACCAACATGCTGACGATGATCGACCTCGCCGGCTCGCCCCTGCGGGCGGCCGATCGCGGCGAGGGCGATCCGATCTTCGTGGCCGGCGGTTCGTGCGTGCTGAACCCGACGGTCGTGCATCCCTTCCTCGACCTGGTCCTGCTGGGCGACGGCGAGGAGTCGGTGCTCGACGCGGTGGCGATCATCACCCGCCTGAAGCGGGAAGGGGCCTCGCGCGCGGAGATCGTCCGGGCCCTGCACGGCATCGAGGGCGCCTGGCATCCGGCGGTGCCCGCGCCGGTGCGCGCGCGGGTGCTGCAGGACCTGAACACCTTCGCGCCGCCCCGTCCGATCGTGCCGACGGTGGAACCGGTGCACGACCGCCTGGCCCTGGAGGTCATGCGGGGCTGCGTCCGCGGCTGCCGCTTCTGCCAGGCGGGGATGATCACCCGTCCGGTGCGCGAGCGCGACGCGGCGGAGCTGGTCAAGGCCGCCGCCGAGGGCATCGCCGACGCGGGGCTGAGCGAGGTCAGCCTGCTGAGCCTGTCGACCAGCGACTACACGGGTCTCGGCGAGACCGTCGTCGGCATCAAGGACAAGCTCGACGGCCAGCACACCAACGTGGCCCTGCCGAGCCTGCGGGTCGACTCGGTGGACGCGGGCCTCTACGAGGTCATCAGCCAGGAGCGCCCGGGCAGCTTCACCTTCGCCCCGGAGGCGGGCAGCCAGCGCCTGCGCGACGTCATCAACAAGAACATCACCGAGGACGACATCGTCTCCACGGCGCGCCAGGCCTTCGCCGGCGGTGTCAAGCACGTGAAGCTGTACTTCATGATCGGCCTGCCGACCGAGACCAACGACGACCTCGACGAGCTGCTCTCCCTGGTGGGCAAGGTGGTGGCCGAGGCCCCGCGCGGCGGCAGCCAGGTGCACGTGTCGCTCTCTCCGTTCTCGCCCAAGTCCCACACGCCCTTCCAGTGGGCGGGCCAGATCTCGCGCGACGAGATCAACCGGCGCAACAACTACCTCTCGCGGCCCCTGCGCCGCATGAAGGTCAAGGTGAGCACGCGCGAGCCGGAGACCTCGTACCTCGAGGGGATGCTGGGCCTGGGCGACGGGGGCCTGAGCCCGGTCGTCGAGACGGCCTGGCGCCTGGGCGCCCGCTTCGACGCCTGGAGCGAGACCTTCGACTTCGCGGTCTGGGAACGGGCCCTGGCGGCCACCGGGGTCGATGGCGACGCCTACCTGGCGCCCCGCGACCCGGACGCCCCGCTGCCCTGGGACACGGTCGACGCCGGTGTGGAGAAGGACTTCCTCAAGCGCGACTGGCGTCGGGCCGTGGCCGAGCGCACCCTGCCGGACTGCCGCCTGGAGGGGGCGTGCTACGACTGCACCTCGTGCTCGGGCGACCTGCTCCACGTCTTCGCCAAGCTCGAGGCCCTGGGTGACCAGCCGGCCCGGCGGGGCCCCGCGATTCCGAGCCACGGCCGCGGCGCCGTGGCCCTCCGCGACGATCCCCGGCCCCCGACGCCGCTGCGGGCACGGCCCGCGGCCCCCGAGTCTCCGGCCTTCGACGCCCGCAACGCCGAGGAGGGGGCCCCCGGGCGTGAGGAGCCGAAATGGCGCATCTGGCGCAACCAGGCCGCCGCCAAGTGCTGGTACCGGGTCGAGTACGAGAAGGCGGGGGACATGGCCTTCCTCGGGCACCTCGATTTCCAGCGTCAATTGCATCTGGCCCTGCGACGTTCAGGCTTGCCTGCGGCGTACAGCAAGGGCTATCATCCCCATCCGCTCCTGAAGTTCGGCCCCCCGCTGCCGGTGGGCGTTGTCGGTCTGCGTGAATGTCTCGACATCGCCATGGAGCATCAGGTGCCCGGTTGGATCGAGGAGATCAACCGGACCCTGCCCGCGGGACTGGGATTCAAACGAAGCGTGATCGTCGGCGGACAGACTCCCCCGTCCATCGACCAGAACGTGTCCCGCTTCGACTACCGGGTGCTCATTCCCGGTGAGTGCGAGGGCGGTCCCGCGACGGAAACGGTCGCCGCTGCCGTGGACGGCTTCCTGGCCAGTGCAACCTGGCCCGTGATCCGGAAGCGTCCCAAGGGGGATATCGAGATCGACGCCCGGACGCTGGTGCCTGCCGGCGGCCTCGGGCTGATCACCGGAGCCACGGACGGCTACGGCTGCGGCCTGCGTTTCTCCCTCCTGCGGAGCGCGACCGGGGCGATGCTGCCCGTTCACGATTTCCTGGCCACCCTGCTGGGGGAGGCGCTGCCCGTCCCGGGCCATTGCGCCGTCACCCGCACGGGATACTCGGGCCGTCACACCGATGGGCGCTGGTTGTCGCCCCTCGAGGAAGTAGGTGAATCCAGCCTGCGTTACTGGCTCGGCCGGCACATGAGCGCCTAG
- the purQ gene encoding phosphoribosylformylglycinamidine synthase I: MTGSGAAPRIAVLQLPGLNCEDESARLLGVHGARAEIFRWTRSPDELAAFDGFLVPGGFSYQDRVRAGAVAAKDPLLRVLLEAAAAGKPILGICNGCQVLVEAGLVPGLEPGAVEVALAGNRADGRTGYHSRWVALQVDPRCRSPFVEGLTGTFPVPMAHAEGRFTHEDPAFFARLAAEGHVALTYAPLGGRTTAAAGNPNGALLDTAGLTNRRGNVLAMMPHPERAAQLRQVPEDLPHAWGRARLAAAGDFATLEDPGPGAFLLRRLVEMC, encoded by the coding sequence ATGACCGGCAGCGGCGCGGCCCCGCGCATCGCGGTGCTGCAGCTGCCGGGCCTGAACTGCGAGGACGAGTCGGCCCGGCTGCTCGGGGTCCACGGCGCCCGCGCCGAGATCTTCCGCTGGACCCGCAGCCCGGACGAACTGGCCGCCTTCGACGGCTTCCTCGTGCCCGGCGGCTTCTCGTACCAGGACCGCGTGCGCGCCGGCGCGGTGGCGGCCAAGGACCCGCTGCTGCGGGTGCTGCTCGAGGCGGCCGCGGCGGGCAAGCCCATCCTGGGCATCTGCAACGGCTGCCAGGTGCTGGTCGAGGCGGGGCTGGTTCCCGGCCTCGAGCCCGGCGCCGTCGAGGTGGCCCTGGCCGGCAACCGCGCCGACGGCCGCACCGGCTACCACTCGCGCTGGGTGGCCCTGCAGGTCGATCCGCGCTGCCGCTCGCCCTTCGTCGAGGGGCTGACCGGCACCTTCCCGGTGCCCATGGCCCACGCCGAGGGCCGCTTCACCCACGAGGATCCGGCCTTCTTCGCGCGGCTGGCCGCCGAGGGGCACGTGGCCCTCACCTACGCCCCCCTGGGCGGGCGCACGACCGCGGCGGCGGGGAATCCCAACGGGGCCCTGCTCGACACCGCCGGGCTGACCAACCGCCGGGGCAACGTGCTGGCCATGATGCCGCACCCCGAGCGCGCGGCCCAGCTGCGCCAGGTCCCCGAGGACCTGCCCCACGCGTGGGGGCGGGCGCGCCTGGCGGCGGCCGGCGACTTCGCCACCCTCGAGGATCCCGGGCCGGGCGCGTTCCTGCTGCGCCGCCTGGTGGAGATGTGCTGA
- a CDS encoding adenylosuccinate lyase has protein sequence MIPRYASPEMTAIWSDENRFRIWQEVETVVCEVRADRGEIPVEAAREIRARGAFETARVLEIEATVQHDVIAFLTNMAEHIGPSSRFVHQGMTSSDLLDTALALQIQQAGEVLRASLVSLLDAVERKAVAHRDTVMIGRSHGIHAEPTTFGLKLMVYWSALERGLRRLDAAQEEIGYGQISGAVGTIAHLDPEVEIETMQRLGLQVDPASTQIVQRDRHANWLQAVATLGATIEQMAVEIRNLQRTDVHEVEESFGKGQKGSSAMPHKKNPIVSEKLTGMARLLRGYAHTALENVALWHERDISHSSVERIIFPDACHTLHHMLKKMEWLVAGLVVYPENMIANMEKVRGMYFSQPVLLALTEAGMSREDAYARVQKCAMRVWDEGVALRESLGQDGEITAVLDAETLDRCFDLRHQLRNIPHIFERTLALKSW, from the coding sequence ATGATTCCCCGTTACGCCAGCCCCGAGATGACGGCCATCTGGTCGGACGAGAACCGCTTCCGCATCTGGCAGGAAGTGGAGACCGTGGTGTGCGAGGTGCGCGCCGACCGGGGCGAGATCCCGGTCGAGGCGGCCCGCGAGATCCGGGCCCGGGGCGCCTTCGAGACCGCACGCGTGCTCGAGATCGAGGCCACGGTGCAGCACGACGTCATCGCCTTCCTGACCAACATGGCCGAGCACATCGGGCCGAGCAGCCGCTTCGTCCACCAGGGCATGACCAGCAGCGACCTGCTGGACACGGCCCTGGCCCTGCAGATCCAGCAGGCGGGCGAGGTGCTGCGTGCGTCGCTCGTGAGCCTGCTCGATGCGGTCGAGCGGAAGGCGGTCGCGCACCGGGACACGGTCATGATCGGGCGCAGCCACGGCATCCACGCCGAGCCCACCACCTTCGGCCTGAAGCTCATGGTCTACTGGAGCGCCCTGGAGCGGGGGCTGCGCCGGCTCGACGCCGCCCAGGAGGAGATCGGCTACGGCCAGATCTCGGGCGCCGTCGGCACCATCGCCCATCTCGATCCCGAGGTCGAGATCGAGACCATGCAGCGGCTGGGACTGCAGGTCGATCCGGCCTCGACGCAGATCGTGCAGCGCGACCGCCACGCCAACTGGCTGCAGGCGGTCGCGACCCTCGGCGCGACCATCGAGCAGATGGCCGTCGAGATCCGCAACCTCCAGCGCACCGACGTGCACGAGGTGGAGGAGAGCTTCGGCAAGGGTCAGAAGGGCAGCAGCGCCATGCCCCACAAGAAGAACCCCATCGTCTCGGAGAAGCTGACGGGCATGGCCCGCCTGCTGCGCGGCTACGCCCACACGGCCCTGGAGAACGTGGCCCTGTGGCACGAGCGCGACATCAGCCATTCGTCCGTCGAGCGGATCATCTTCCCGGACGCGTGCCACACGCTGCACCACATGCTGAAGAAGATGGAGTGGCTCGTCGCCGGACTCGTGGTCTACCCGGAGAACATGATCGCCAACATGGAGAAGGTGCGCGGCATGTACTTCAGCCAGCCGGTGCTGCTGGCCCTGACCGAGGCCGGCATGTCGCGCGAGGACGCCTACGCCCGCGTGCAGAAGTGCGCCATGCGCGTGTGGGACGAGGGCGTGGCCCTGCGCGAGTCGCTGGGGCAGGACGGGGAGATCACCGCGGTGCTCGATGCCGAGACCCTCGACCGCTGCTTCGACCTGCGGCACCAGTTGCGGAACATCCCGCACATTTTCGAGCGCACGCTGGCCCTGAAGAGCTGGTAG